GCTAGGTACTTCGTATGACACTCCCGTGAATTGATCAGGTTCCCGTCAGGTTGTTCTGCTCGACCCAGTTTGAATGGCTCGCCCCTGGGCTTCGCGCACTTCGTGCGCTTCTCCTTCCCCCAACCGGGGGCAACACCGGCGGCCCGGCAAAGCCGGTTCCGCGGTATTTCTGGAAGGGGTCAGGAAGGGATCGATCCGATCCCGCTCTTCCGTCAGGGAGCGGGGAGCTGCCTCGGCCACAGCGCCCACAGGCGCAATGGCTGGTTCACACTCGCGGCGAGCCGACCCGCATCGGGGCCGGTGCCTGCGAAGTAATCGGCGCGCACCGCGCCGAGGATCGCGCTGCCGGTGTCCTGCGCCACCACGAGCTTCTGCAGCTGCGCCGCCGGCCCGCTCGATGCGAGCCACACCGGCGTGCCGTACGGAATGCTCTCGCGGTCGACCGCGATCGAGCGGCCCGCCGTGAGCGGCACGCCCTGCGCGCCGCGCGGGCCGAAGGCGGCGTCGACCTCGCTCATCGTTTCCTCGCGGAAGAACACGTAGCGCGGATTGCTCCACAGGAGCTGCGGCACGCGCTGCGGGTTCTGCGCCGCCCAGGCCTTGGTGTCGTCGGGCCACTTGCCGACCTTGCTCACGCCCTGGCTCATGAGCCACTGCTGCACGCTGCGATAGGGCTGCTCGTTGGTGGCCGAGAAGGCCACGCGCACGGTGTGCTGGTAGCCGTTGGCCTCGGTGATGCGCAGGCGCCCCGAGCCCTGGATGTGCAGCATCAGCGCGTCAATGGGGTCGGCCATCCATGCGATCTCGCGGCCGCGCAGCGCGGCCTGGGCTTCGGGCAGGGTCTCGATTTCCTGGCGCGTGTACCAGGGGCGCTTGGGCACCAGTCCTTCGGGGGCTTGATAGAGCGGCACGTTGAAGGCTGCGCTGGGCACGCGGGAGGCTTCGTACACCGGCTCGTAGTAGCTGGTGAGCTTGCCTTCGCTCTGGCCCGCGAGCGATTCGACACGGTAGGGCTGCAGCCGCTCGGTCATCCACTGGCGCTGCTCCTCGGGGGTGCCGATGGCCAGCTGGCGCACGTCGCGGCACAGCGGTGCGAAAGCGGCGTTGGGACGC
This region of Variovorax sp. RKNM96 genomic DNA includes:
- a CDS encoding MltA domain-containing protein, translating into MRNGLQWLVGLVIVATLAGCSVGPRVPDAPTRPSATPPRDLGPLTGSLAHPKSRWVPVGWAELPGFSEDPLHEAWIALLANCARPNAAFAPLCRDVRQLAIGTPEEQRQWMTERLQPYRVESLAGQSEGKLTSYYEPVYEASRVPSAAFNVPLYQAPEGLVPKRPWYTRQEIETLPEAQAALRGREIAWMADPIDALMLHIQGSGRLRITEANGYQHTVRVAFSATNEQPYRSVQQWLMSQGVSKVGKWPDDTKAWAAQNPQRVPQLLWSNPRYVFFREETMSEVDAAFGPRGAQGVPLTAGRSIAVDRESIPYGTPVWLASSGPAAQLQKLVVAQDTGSAILGAVRADYFAGTGPDAGRLAASVNQPLRLWALWPRQLPAP